The Brassica oleracea var. oleracea cultivar TO1000 unplaced genomic scaffold, BOL UnpScaffold02515, whole genome shotgun sequence genome includes a region encoding these proteins:
- the LOC106321696 gene encoding uncharacterized protein LOC106321696: METAVDPDLGKPPQTGVLDLGVSETTFNIGRKEGNPGPLRMKRTGLQTQGAKVIYGVPKPGKTRKFMDVSKHYVSEASNQTRKQKEPAKAVKPIVPQNPGPGSWRLPSKPREKQTTTTTKPKTFKPAPKTKEKPVAAPRIIPRKDSRNTTSLNMESEDAVGQSGENKGPASTSRDPAKGTGEEQITSSSQGQDSSSSTTTGKGKVAPTAGRLPKIEEAKALDDNSSKASDGMEPRRSVRRIQPTSRLLEGLQTSMMTSKIPSMSHSRSHQSQRKQ; the protein is encoded by the exons ATGGAAACTGCCGTTGATCCGGATTTAGGTAAACCGCCTCAGACTGGTGTTCTTGACCTCGGTGTTTCAGAGACTACATTTAACATCGGGAGAAAGGAGGGCAATCCTGGTCCACTCCGAATGAAGAGAACCGGTTTGCAAACGCAGGGAGCAAAAGTGATCTATGGTGTCCCTAAACCTGGAAAGACAAGGAAGTTCATGGACGTGAGCAAACATTACGTTTCAGAGGCGAGCAATCAAACTCGGAAACAGAAGGAACCAGCTAAGGCTGTGAAACCAATTGTGCCCCAAAATCCAGGACCAGGGAGCTGGAGATTGCCTTCTAAACCGAGAGAAAAacagacaacaacaacaacgaagCCCAAGACTTTCAAACCTGCGCCCAAGACCAAAGAGAAGCCGGTTGCTGCACCTAGGATAATTCCCCGCAAGGACTCTCGTAATACAACATCCTTAAATATGGAATCTGAAGATGCCGTTGGTCAGAGTGGAGAGAACAAAGGTCCTGCATCAACTTCCAGGGATCCAGCCAAGGGAACAGGGGAAGAGCAAATCACATCATCTTCACAAGGCCAAGATAGTTCCTCCTCGACCACTACTGGGAAAGGGAAAGTGGCTCCTACTGCAGGGAGGTTACCCAAGATTGAAGAGGCCAAGGCGTTGGATGATAATTCTTCAAAAGCATCAGATGGAATGGAACCACGTAGGTCTGTCCGCAGGATTCAGCCAACTTCTAGA CTACTTGAAGGTCTGCAAACATCCATGATGACCTCAAAGATTCCTTCCATGTCACACAGCAGAAGTCACCAAAGTCAAAGGAAACAGTAA